A genomic region of Elephas maximus indicus isolate mEleMax1 chromosome 10, mEleMax1 primary haplotype, whole genome shotgun sequence contains the following coding sequences:
- the AP5M1 gene encoding AP-5 complex subunit mu-1 isoform X2, whose protein sequence is MAQRAVWLISHEPGTPVCGTVKFSRRYPTVEKRAKVFNGTSYMPIPEDGPFLRALLFELRLSDDDKDFVERRDSCSHINKTSVYGLPVGGGELWPVVAFLKNGMIYASVPLVEQTLSPRPPLISISGISQGFELLFGVQDFLYLGQKNDAELNTKLSQLPDLLLQTCPFGTLLDTNLQNSLDNTNFASVTQPQKQPAWKAGTYKGKPQISISITEKVKSMQYDKRDVADMWQVIGAVTCKCDLEGIMPSVTISLSLPTNGSPLQDILVHPCVTSLDSAILTSSSIDAMADSAFSGPYKFPFTPPLESFNLCYYTSQVPVPPILGFYQMQEEEVQLKITVNLKLHESVKNNFEFCEAHIPFYNRGPVTHVEYKVSFGQLEVFREKSLLVWTIGQKFPKSMEITLSGTVTFEAKNHEKQPFDQICTGGTAYVKTGS, encoded by the exons ACGGTATCCAACTGTGGAAAAACGAGCCAAAGTCTTCAATGGAACAAGTTATATGCCTATTCCTGAAGACGGCCCCTTCCTTAGAGCACTACTGTTTGAACTTAGATTATCCGATGATGATAAGGACTTTGTGGAGCGCCGTGATAGCTGTTCACACATCAATAAGACATCTGTCTATGGACTCCCAGTAGGAGGTGGAGAACTTTGGCCAGTTGTTGCTTTTCTAAAGAATGGCATGATATATGCTTCTGTTCCACTAGTTGAACAAACTTTATCTCCTCGTCCACCATTAATTAGCATTAGTGGAATTTCACAAGGCTTTGAACTTCTTTTTGGGGTGCAGGATTTTCTTTACTTGGGTCAAAAGAATGATGCTGAGCTAAATACAAAACTGAGCCAATTGCCTGACTTACTTCTACAGACTTGTCCATTTGGTACTTTGTTAGATACCAACTTACAGAATTCATTAGATAATACTAATTTTGCTTCTGtgactcaaccacaaaaacagcCAGCCTGGAAGGCTGGAACATACAAAGGAAAACCACAAATTTCTATTTCTATCACTGAAAAGGTAAAATCCATGCAATATGATAAACGGGATGTAGCAGATATGTGGCAAGTCATTGGAGCTGTAACTTGCAAG TGTGATTTGGAAGGAATCATGCCAAGTGTTACCATCAGCTTAAGTCTCCCCACCAATGGATCTCCACTTCAGGATATTCTGGTTCATCCTTGTGTGACTTCTCTTGACTCTGCCATCCTGACATCTAGTAGTATTGATGCAATGGCTGATTCTGCATTTAGTGGACCTTACAAATTTCCATTCACTCCACCTTTAGAATCATTCAACTTATGCTACTATACTTCCCAG gtCCCTGTCCCACCAATTTTGGGGTTTTATCAAATGCaggaggaagaagtacaactaaaaaTAACAGTTAATTTAAAACTTCATGAAAGtgtgaaaaataattttgaattctGTGAAGCTCATATACCTTTTTACAATAG aggtccAGTCACACATGTGGAATACAAAGTTAGTTTTGGCCAGCTCGAAGTATTTCGAGAGAAAAGCTTATTGGTCTGGACTATAG GCCAAAAGTTCCCAAAATCAATGGAAATTACTCTTTCTGGAACTGTAACTTTTGAGGCAAAGAACCATGAGAAGCAGCCATTTGACCAGATTTGTACTGGAGGCACAGCATATGTAAAG accGGAAGCTAA
- the AP5M1 gene encoding AP-5 complex subunit mu-1 isoform X1, with product MAQRAVWLISHEPGTPVCGTVKFSRRYPTVEKRAKVFNGTSYMPIPEDGPFLRALLFELRLSDDDKDFVERRDSCSHINKTSVYGLPVGGGELWPVVAFLKNGMIYASVPLVEQTLSPRPPLISISGISQGFELLFGVQDFLYLGQKNDAELNTKLSQLPDLLLQTCPFGTLLDTNLQNSLDNTNFASVTQPQKQPAWKAGTYKGKPQISISITEKVKSMQYDKRDVADMWQVIGAVTCKCDLEGIMPSVTISLSLPTNGSPLQDILVHPCVTSLDSAILTSSSIDAMADSAFSGPYKFPFTPPLESFNLCYYTSQVPVPPILGFYQMQEEEVQLKITVNLKLHESVKNNFEFCEAHIPFYNRGPVTHVEYKVSFGQLEVFREKSLLVWTIGQKFPKSMEITLSGTVTFEAKNHEKQPFDQICTGGTAYVKLHFKILDYTLTGCYADQHSVQVFASGKPKISTHRKLISSDYYIWNSKAPAPIAYRSLLL from the exons ACGGTATCCAACTGTGGAAAAACGAGCCAAAGTCTTCAATGGAACAAGTTATATGCCTATTCCTGAAGACGGCCCCTTCCTTAGAGCACTACTGTTTGAACTTAGATTATCCGATGATGATAAGGACTTTGTGGAGCGCCGTGATAGCTGTTCACACATCAATAAGACATCTGTCTATGGACTCCCAGTAGGAGGTGGAGAACTTTGGCCAGTTGTTGCTTTTCTAAAGAATGGCATGATATATGCTTCTGTTCCACTAGTTGAACAAACTTTATCTCCTCGTCCACCATTAATTAGCATTAGTGGAATTTCACAAGGCTTTGAACTTCTTTTTGGGGTGCAGGATTTTCTTTACTTGGGTCAAAAGAATGATGCTGAGCTAAATACAAAACTGAGCCAATTGCCTGACTTACTTCTACAGACTTGTCCATTTGGTACTTTGTTAGATACCAACTTACAGAATTCATTAGATAATACTAATTTTGCTTCTGtgactcaaccacaaaaacagcCAGCCTGGAAGGCTGGAACATACAAAGGAAAACCACAAATTTCTATTTCTATCACTGAAAAGGTAAAATCCATGCAATATGATAAACGGGATGTAGCAGATATGTGGCAAGTCATTGGAGCTGTAACTTGCAAG TGTGATTTGGAAGGAATCATGCCAAGTGTTACCATCAGCTTAAGTCTCCCCACCAATGGATCTCCACTTCAGGATATTCTGGTTCATCCTTGTGTGACTTCTCTTGACTCTGCCATCCTGACATCTAGTAGTATTGATGCAATGGCTGATTCTGCATTTAGTGGACCTTACAAATTTCCATTCACTCCACCTTTAGAATCATTCAACTTATGCTACTATACTTCCCAG gtCCCTGTCCCACCAATTTTGGGGTTTTATCAAATGCaggaggaagaagtacaactaaaaaTAACAGTTAATTTAAAACTTCATGAAAGtgtgaaaaataattttgaattctGTGAAGCTCATATACCTTTTTACAATAG aggtccAGTCACACATGTGGAATACAAAGTTAGTTTTGGCCAGCTCGAAGTATTTCGAGAGAAAAGCTTATTGGTCTGGACTATAG GCCAAAAGTTCCCAAAATCAATGGAAATTACTCTTTCTGGAACTGTAACTTTTGAGGCAAAGAACCATGAGAAGCAGCCATTTGACCAGATTTGTACTGGAGGCACAGCATATGTAAAG CTTCACTTTAAGATCTTAGATTACACACTCACTGGATGTTATGCGGATCAGCATTCAGTTCAAGTTTTTGCATCAGGAAAACCAAAAATAAGTACAC accGGAAGCTAATTTCTTCTGATTATTATATCTGGAATTCTAAAGCTCCTGCTCCAATAGCATACAGATCATTATTATTGTAA
- the AP5M1 gene encoding AP-5 complex subunit mu-1 isoform X3, translating into MAQRAVWLISHEPGTPVCGTVKFSRRYPTVEKRAKVFNGTSYMPIPEDGPFLRALLFELRLSDDDKDFVERRDSCSHINKTSVYGLPVGGGELWPVVAFLKNGMIYASVPLVEQTLSPRPPLISISGISQGFELLFGVQDFLYLGQKNDAELNTKLSQLPDLLLQTCPFGTLLDTNLQNSLDNTNFASVTQPQKQPAWKAGTYKGKPQISISITEKVKSMQYDKRDVADMWQVIGAVTCKCDLEGIMPSVTISLSLPTNGSPLQDILVHPCVTSLDSAILTSSSIDAMADSAFSGPYKFPFTPPLESFNLCYYTSQVPVPPILGFYQMQEEEVQLKITVNLKLHESVKNNFEFCEAHIPFYNRGPVTHVEYKVSFGQLEVFREKSLLVWTIGQKFPKSMEITLSGTVTFEAKNHEKQPFDQICTGGTAYVKF; encoded by the exons ACGGTATCCAACTGTGGAAAAACGAGCCAAAGTCTTCAATGGAACAAGTTATATGCCTATTCCTGAAGACGGCCCCTTCCTTAGAGCACTACTGTTTGAACTTAGATTATCCGATGATGATAAGGACTTTGTGGAGCGCCGTGATAGCTGTTCACACATCAATAAGACATCTGTCTATGGACTCCCAGTAGGAGGTGGAGAACTTTGGCCAGTTGTTGCTTTTCTAAAGAATGGCATGATATATGCTTCTGTTCCACTAGTTGAACAAACTTTATCTCCTCGTCCACCATTAATTAGCATTAGTGGAATTTCACAAGGCTTTGAACTTCTTTTTGGGGTGCAGGATTTTCTTTACTTGGGTCAAAAGAATGATGCTGAGCTAAATACAAAACTGAGCCAATTGCCTGACTTACTTCTACAGACTTGTCCATTTGGTACTTTGTTAGATACCAACTTACAGAATTCATTAGATAATACTAATTTTGCTTCTGtgactcaaccacaaaaacagcCAGCCTGGAAGGCTGGAACATACAAAGGAAAACCACAAATTTCTATTTCTATCACTGAAAAGGTAAAATCCATGCAATATGATAAACGGGATGTAGCAGATATGTGGCAAGTCATTGGAGCTGTAACTTGCAAG TGTGATTTGGAAGGAATCATGCCAAGTGTTACCATCAGCTTAAGTCTCCCCACCAATGGATCTCCACTTCAGGATATTCTGGTTCATCCTTGTGTGACTTCTCTTGACTCTGCCATCCTGACATCTAGTAGTATTGATGCAATGGCTGATTCTGCATTTAGTGGACCTTACAAATTTCCATTCACTCCACCTTTAGAATCATTCAACTTATGCTACTATACTTCCCAG gtCCCTGTCCCACCAATTTTGGGGTTTTATCAAATGCaggaggaagaagtacaactaaaaaTAACAGTTAATTTAAAACTTCATGAAAGtgtgaaaaataattttgaattctGTGAAGCTCATATACCTTTTTACAATAG aggtccAGTCACACATGTGGAATACAAAGTTAGTTTTGGCCAGCTCGAAGTATTTCGAGAGAAAAGCTTATTGGTCTGGACTATAG GCCAAAAGTTCCCAAAATCAATGGAAATTACTCTTTCTGGAACTGTAACTTTTGAGGCAAAGAACCATGAGAAGCAGCCATTTGACCAGATTTGTACTGGAGGCACAGCATATGTAAAG TTTTAG